In the genome of Halapricum salinum, one region contains:
- a CDS encoding ABC transporter substrate-binding protein, which produces MDGAPNTQKSRRQVLAAAAAVTGLAGCQTSGTGESTDTVTPAPVPEGAVGGGTVELRHATSTDLTGAAIDQLIAAFEGAHEGSDLVGVPLGGADSADSPAVVYDRIGANLARRGARFQDLSGLWEGERDAYPYGVTVSSFIARSFVTIPQALHRVNCLYYNPGVLSEAGVALEDYPTVSDLADSPGPLDDAVETLFAQPLRTATELLALWESLLASRLYRERQYVQYVVGDISDNPLPIRRSLRDFDAALSMVSDDAHEATPEALLDDVVDGTVGFVRQPTWTGTHLIDRRDATYGTDWAVAPLFAAPWTVTFVARGFAVPSAPTRTAAPREVVEFATTPARQRAFCATARALPARTDVTVDAHPMLAEQAEDYREASMHLPSMAHGIAVRPPVRRRLETALSSFRQHRNVDRGVEDLVTALRTARVL; this is translated from the coding sequence ATGGACGGGGCGCCGAACACCCAGAAGAGTCGGCGGCAGGTGCTTGCTGCAGCGGCGGCCGTGACCGGCCTCGCCGGCTGCCAGACGTCCGGCACTGGCGAGAGCACCGATACCGTGACGCCCGCGCCCGTTCCCGAGGGAGCCGTCGGCGGCGGGACCGTCGAGTTGCGTCACGCCACCAGTACCGATCTGACCGGGGCCGCCATCGACCAGCTGATCGCGGCCTTCGAGGGCGCACACGAGGGCAGCGACCTCGTCGGGGTTCCGCTGGGTGGTGCTGACTCTGCGGACAGCCCCGCAGTCGTCTACGATCGGATCGGGGCGAACCTGGCAAGACGCGGCGCTCGATTCCAGGACCTCTCGGGACTCTGGGAGGGTGAGCGCGACGCCTACCCCTACGGCGTGACGGTATCGAGCTTCATCGCGCGTTCGTTCGTGACCATCCCACAGGCGCTCCACCGAGTCAACTGCCTCTACTACAATCCCGGGGTGCTCTCGGAGGCTGGCGTCGCACTCGAGGACTATCCGACTGTCAGCGATCTCGCTGACTCGCCGGGGCCGCTCGACGACGCAGTCGAGACGCTGTTCGCCCAGCCGCTCCGCACCGCGACCGAGCTGCTGGCACTCTGGGAGTCGCTGCTCGCCAGCCGACTGTATCGCGAGCGCCAGTACGTCCAGTACGTCGTCGGCGACATCAGCGACAATCCACTCCCGATCAGGCGCTCGCTCCGCGATTTCGACGCGGCGCTGTCGATGGTGTCCGACGACGCCCACGAGGCGACGCCGGAAGCGCTGCTCGACGATGTCGTCGACGGCACTGTCGGGTTCGTCCGCCAACCCACGTGGACGGGCACGCATCTCATCGACCGGCGCGACGCGACCTACGGTACCGACTGGGCGGTCGCGCCCCTCTTTGCCGCTCCGTGGACGGTGACGTTCGTCGCCCGGGGATTCGCCGTGCCGAGCGCACCGACCAGGACGGCCGCGCCACGCGAAGTGGTCGAGTTCGCGACGACACCCGCACGCCAGCGAGCGTTCTGTGCAACTGCTCGCGCGCTCCCGGCCCGAACCGACGTCACCGTCGACGCCCATCCGATGCTGGCTGAACAGGCCGAAGACTACCGCGAGGCGAGCATGCACCTGCCGTCGATGGCCCACGGAATCGCCGTCCGGCCGCCGGTTCGCCGTCGACTCGAAACCGCGCTGTCGTCGTTTCGCCAGCACCGCAACGTCGACCGCGGCGTCGAGGATCTGGTCACCGCCTTGCGGACGGCGCGCGTTCTCTAG
- a CDS encoding winged helix-turn-helix transcriptional regulator, with protein sequence MSDSISRLPAKTYTRPALKTVLALYLIGALTLGPVAAAQASAGASTAIDSDVNLSASPDDGDLLNESDDSTNTTETVDDTTDSTNTTDSATGTVDDTTETIEGTINETTDTVGETINETTDTVGETINETTDTVDGTVDETTETLNETSDGSLDDTTGAINETVDDTTDTLDNTTDSLEDTTDETIEGATNGTVVSTAELLNTTLVTGLESSAAEGSSTVDSEPESEDADSVRSDRAGDAAASDRDAINAGESSGEEEGPTIPAPAAAAGVGAVVIGAAGATALSGSGSAATSPGVTRSVTMGARNAAADARTLLGRLGDKLWKIGAVLRYSRWDDSDPLEHDLRREIYDTVEDAPGIYLSKIDERTDRSLSSLRHHLRILEEENLLTTEKVRGKRRYFPVTRGGDDPALVAALDDPATESILTTLAEEGPSSGGDLADALDRDPSTVSHHLSRLEEEGLVERERDGRSVVNKLSGPAATALRDAPAASVDAPAPADD encoded by the coding sequence GTGTCGGACAGCATCAGCCGTCTCCCAGCCAAGACGTACACCCGACCGGCGCTCAAGACGGTACTCGCGCTCTATCTGATCGGTGCACTAACGCTGGGACCCGTCGCGGCCGCGCAGGCCTCAGCGGGGGCGTCGACGGCGATCGATTCCGACGTCAATTTGTCCGCCAGCCCCGACGACGGTGACCTTCTCAACGAGTCGGACGACTCGACGAACACGACCGAGACGGTCGACGACACCACCGACTCGACGAACACCACCGACTCGGCTACTGGAACGGTCGACGACACGACCGAGACAATCGAGGGAACGATCAACGAGACGACTGACACGGTCGGCGAGACGATCAACGAGACGACTGACACGGTCGGCGAGACGATCAACGAGACGACTGACACGGTCGACGGGACGGTCGACGAGACGACCGAGACACTCAACGAGACGAGCGACGGAAGTCTCGACGACACCACTGGGGCGATCAACGAAACGGTCGACGACACGACCGACACACTCGACAACACGACTGATTCACTCGAAGATACGACCGACGAGACCATCGAGGGAGCGACTAACGGGACAGTCGTTTCGACGGCAGAGTTGCTCAACACGACGCTCGTCACAGGGCTCGAATCGAGTGCTGCCGAAGGGTCGAGCACCGTCGACAGTGAGCCAGAGTCGGAAGACGCCGACAGCGTGCGATCGGACCGAGCGGGCGACGCTGCGGCGAGCGATCGAGACGCGATCAACGCCGGTGAGTCCAGTGGCGAGGAAGAAGGGCCGACGATTCCGGCACCGGCTGCTGCGGCCGGTGTCGGCGCAGTCGTGATCGGTGCAGCAGGGGCGACCGCACTGTCGGGCAGCGGGAGCGCTGCGACCTCGCCAGGTGTCACTCGCTCGGTCACGATGGGCGCGCGGAACGCGGCGGCTGACGCGCGGACGCTGCTCGGTCGGCTCGGCGACAAACTCTGGAAGATCGGCGCTGTCCTTCGGTACAGTCGCTGGGACGACTCGGACCCGCTGGAACACGACCTGCGGCGCGAGATTTACGACACCGTCGAGGACGCACCGGGGATCTACCTCTCGAAGATCGACGAGCGGACCGACCGGTCGCTCTCGTCGCTCCGTCATCACCTCCGGATCCTCGAAGAGGAGAACCTGCTCACGACCGAGAAGGTCCGCGGGAAGCGTCGATACTTCCCTGTCACTCGCGGCGGAGACGATCCGGCGCTGGTCGCCGCGCTGGACGACCCCGCGACCGAGTCCATCCTGACGACGCTGGCAGAGGAGGGGCCGTCCAGTGGCGGTGACCTCGCGGACGCGCTCGATCGCGATCCGAGCACCGTCTCCCATCACCTCTCGCGACTCGAAGAGGAGGGGCTGGTCGAGCGCGAGCGCGACGGCCGTTCGGTGGTCAACAAACTGAGTGGCCCTGCTGCGACTGCGCTGCGTGACGCGCCGGCCGCAAGTGTGGATGCACCTGCACCCGCAGACGATTGA